One window of Quercus robur chromosome 5, dhQueRobu3.1, whole genome shotgun sequence genomic DNA carries:
- the LOC126727108 gene encoding heat shock 70 kDa protein 16-like isoform X3 gives MSVVGFDIGNENCVIGVAKQRGIDVLLNDESKRETPAVVSFGEKQRFMGSVGAASATMNPRSTISQVKRLIGRTFREPDIENDLRLFPFECLEGQDGGVLIRLEYLGEMRTFSPVQILGMLFSHLKQIAEKDLELNVSDCVIGIPSYFTDLQRRAYLDAATIAGLRPLRLMHDCTATALGYGIYKNDFSVAGPTYVVFVDIGHCDTQVCVASFESGQMKIISHAFDRNLGGRDFDEVLFIYFAAQFKEQYDIDVYANAKASIRLRASCEKLKKVLSANAEAPLNIECLMDEKDVKGFIKRDEFEKLSSNLLERISVPCHTALLDSGLTVEKIHSVELVGSGSRIPAITRILTSLFNREPSRTINASECVARGCALQCAMLSPIYRVREYEVQDAFPFSIGFSTKEGPICTLSNSALLQKHRPFPSVKIFCLHRTDTFPMEAYYADLNELPSGVSPKISSFMIGPFEVSNMEATKVKVRVQLNIHGIVTVVSASCFLLNQLLEDNVDDDSLAKSDDHLTSTKMEAEADHGSSAVPNSAEDSNLKRMKPSSVSSGDGLRKSKFVKRLDIPVSESVFGGIAKADLSEAEKIEHQLVQQDLKMEHAKEMKNALESYVYEMRDKILHTYCGFSTKLEREGISYNLQQTEEWLYEDGFDESVDAYTEKLEYLKKLVDPIENRYKEEEARARASKDLVDCITNYRMVVESHPVGERDVDMQTHNEIQCFSHQF, from the exons atgagtgtgGTGGGATTTGATATTGGAAATGAGAACTGTGTAATTGGGGTTGCGAAGCAACGCGGGATTGATGTTTTGCTGAATGACGAGTCGAAGAGGGAAACACCGGCTGTGGTGTCGTTTGGCGAGAAGCAGCGGTTCATGGGCTCCGTTGGGGCTGCTAGTGCGACAATGAATCCTAGGTCCACGATATCTCAAGTGAAGAGGTTGATTGGTAGGACATTTAGGGAGCCAGATATTGAGAATGACCTTAGGTTGTTCCCTTTTGAATGTTTGGAAGGTCAGGATGGTGGTGTTTTAATTCGTTTAGAATATTTGGGTGAGATGCGTACATTCTCTCCGGTTCAGATTCTGGGGATGCTGTTTTCTCATTTGAAGCAAATAGCTGAGAAGGATCTTGAATTGAATGTTTCGGATTGTGTGATTGGGATTCCTTCTTACTTCACGGATTTGCAGAGGCGTGCTTATTTGGATGCGGCAACAATTGCTGGACTGAGGCCGCTGAGATTGATGCATGACTGTACTGCTACAGCACTTGGCTATGGTATTTACAAGAATGATTTCTCTGTTGCAGGCCCAACTTATGTTGTGTTTGTCGACATTGGTCATTGCGACACACAAGTTTGTGTAGCATCGTTTGAGAGTGgacaaatgaaaataatttcccATGCTTTTGACAGGAACCTGGGAGGGAGAGACTTTGATGAGGTTCTGTTCATATATTTTGCAGCACAGTTCAAGGAGCAGTATGATATTGATGTCTATGCAAATGCCAAAGCGTCTATTAGGTTGAGGGCGTCTTGTGAGAAACTAAAGAAGGTTCTGAGTGCGAATGCAGAAGCGCCACTAAATATAGAGTGCTTGATGGATGAGAAGGATGTTAAAGGTTTTATTAAAAGGGACGAATTTGAGAAATTGTCATCAAACTTGTTGGAGAGAATCAGTGTTCCTTGTCATACGGCTTTGCTTGACTCTGGTTTGACTGTAGAGAAGATCCACTCAGTGGAGCTTGTAGGCTCAGGGTCTCGGATACCAGCTATTACTAGGATTTTAACTTCTCTATTTAACAGAGAACCAAGCCGGACAATCAATGCAAGTGAGTGTGTGGCTCGTGGTTGTGCTCTTCAGTGTGCAATGCTTAGCCCAATATACCGGGTCAGAGAATATGAG GTTCAAGATGCATTTCCTTTCTCCATAGGATTCTCAACAAAAGAAGGTCCAATTTGCACTTTGTCGAATAGTGCTCTTTTGCAGAAACACCGGCCATTTCCAAGTGTTAAGATTTTTTGTTTGCATAGAACTGATACGTTCCCGATGGAAGCTTATTATGCTGATCTAAATGAATTGCCTTCTGGTGTATCACCTAAAATCAGTAGTTTTATG ATTGGCCCATTCGAAGTTTCTAACATGGAAGCAACAAAAGTTAAAGTTAGAGTGCAGCTAAACATTCATGGAATTGTTACTGTAGTATCAGCCTCA TGTTTTCTACTGAATCAGCTATTAGAAGATAATGTAGATGATGATTCCCTTGCAAAGAGTGATGATCATTTGACTTCAACAAAGATGGAGGCTGAAGCCGATCATGGGTCTTCTGCTGTCCCAAATAGTGCTGAAGATAGTAATCTTAAACGGATGAAACCTTCATCCGTATCTTCT GGTGATGGActaagaaaaagcaagtttgtCAAAAGGCTGGATATTCCTGTTAGTGAGAGTGTCTTTGGTGGAATAGCAAAAGCAGATCTCTCAGAAGCTGAAAAGATAGAACATCAGCTGGTGCAACAAGACTTAAAGATGGAGCAtgcaaaagaaatgaaaaatgcaTTAGAGTCTTATGTCTATGAGATGCGTGATAAG ATATTACATACATACTGTGGCTTTTCCACCAAGTTGGAGAGGGAAGGGATATCCTATAATCTTCAACAGACAGAAGAGTGGCTTTATGAGGATGGATTTGATGAATCTGTAGATGCTTATACTGAAAAGCTGGAGTATCTTAAAAAG
- the LOC126727108 gene encoding heat shock 70 kDa protein 16-like isoform X2 produces MSVVGFDIGNENCVIGVAKQRGIDVLLNDESKRETPAVVSFGEKQRFMGSVGAASATMNPRSTISQVKRLIGRTFREPDIENDLRLFPFECLEGQDGGVLIRLEYLGEMRTFSPVQILGMLFSHLKQIAEKDLELNVSDCVIGIPSYFTDLQRRAYLDAATIAGLRPLRLMHDCTATALGYGIYKNDFSVAGPTYVVFVDIGHCDTQVCVASFESGQMKIISHAFDRNLGGRDFDEVLFIYFAAQFKEQYDIDVYANAKASIRLRASCEKLKKVLSANAEAPLNIECLMDEKDVKGFIKRDEFEKLSSNLLERISVPCHTALLDSGLTVEKIHSVELVGSGSRIPAITRILTSLFNREPSRTINASECVARGCALQCAMLSPIYRVREYEVQDAFPFSIGFSTKEGPICTLSNSALLQKHRPFPSVKIFCLHRTDTFPMEAYYADLNELPSGVSPKISSFMIGPFEVSNMEATKVKVRVQLNIHGIVTVVSASLLEDNVDDDSLAKSDDHLTSTKMEAEADHGSSAVPNSAEDSNLKRMKPSSVSSGDGLRKSKFVKRLDIPVSESVFGGIAKADLSEAEKIEHQLVQQDLKMEHAKEMKNALESYVYEMRDKILHTYCGFSTKLEREGISYNLQQTEEWLYEDGFDESVDAYTEKLEYLKKLVDPIENRYKEEEARARASKDLLDCITNYRMVVVSHPVSERDVVIDECNKAEQWLQEKLQHQNSLPKNADPILWSNEIKRKSEAFDMTCKHIMRSNASPPSFEDEDDSDQRDKPDSIRMQVD; encoded by the exons atgagtgtgGTGGGATTTGATATTGGAAATGAGAACTGTGTAATTGGGGTTGCGAAGCAACGCGGGATTGATGTTTTGCTGAATGACGAGTCGAAGAGGGAAACACCGGCTGTGGTGTCGTTTGGCGAGAAGCAGCGGTTCATGGGCTCCGTTGGGGCTGCTAGTGCGACAATGAATCCTAGGTCCACGATATCTCAAGTGAAGAGGTTGATTGGTAGGACATTTAGGGAGCCAGATATTGAGAATGACCTTAGGTTGTTCCCTTTTGAATGTTTGGAAGGTCAGGATGGTGGTGTTTTAATTCGTTTAGAATATTTGGGTGAGATGCGTACATTCTCTCCGGTTCAGATTCTGGGGATGCTGTTTTCTCATTTGAAGCAAATAGCTGAGAAGGATCTTGAATTGAATGTTTCGGATTGTGTGATTGGGATTCCTTCTTACTTCACGGATTTGCAGAGGCGTGCTTATTTGGATGCGGCAACAATTGCTGGACTGAGGCCGCTGAGATTGATGCATGACTGTACTGCTACAGCACTTGGCTATGGTATTTACAAGAATGATTTCTCTGTTGCAGGCCCAACTTATGTTGTGTTTGTCGACATTGGTCATTGCGACACACAAGTTTGTGTAGCATCGTTTGAGAGTGgacaaatgaaaataatttcccATGCTTTTGACAGGAACCTGGGAGGGAGAGACTTTGATGAGGTTCTGTTCATATATTTTGCAGCACAGTTCAAGGAGCAGTATGATATTGATGTCTATGCAAATGCCAAAGCGTCTATTAGGTTGAGGGCGTCTTGTGAGAAACTAAAGAAGGTTCTGAGTGCGAATGCAGAAGCGCCACTAAATATAGAGTGCTTGATGGATGAGAAGGATGTTAAAGGTTTTATTAAAAGGGACGAATTTGAGAAATTGTCATCAAACTTGTTGGAGAGAATCAGTGTTCCTTGTCATACGGCTTTGCTTGACTCTGGTTTGACTGTAGAGAAGATCCACTCAGTGGAGCTTGTAGGCTCAGGGTCTCGGATACCAGCTATTACTAGGATTTTAACTTCTCTATTTAACAGAGAACCAAGCCGGACAATCAATGCAAGTGAGTGTGTGGCTCGTGGTTGTGCTCTTCAGTGTGCAATGCTTAGCCCAATATACCGGGTCAGAGAATATGAG GTTCAAGATGCATTTCCTTTCTCCATAGGATTCTCAACAAAAGAAGGTCCAATTTGCACTTTGTCGAATAGTGCTCTTTTGCAGAAACACCGGCCATTTCCAAGTGTTAAGATTTTTTGTTTGCATAGAACTGATACGTTCCCGATGGAAGCTTATTATGCTGATCTAAATGAATTGCCTTCTGGTGTATCACCTAAAATCAGTAGTTTTATG ATTGGCCCATTCGAAGTTTCTAACATGGAAGCAACAAAAGTTAAAGTTAGAGTGCAGCTAAACATTCATGGAATTGTTACTGTAGTATCAGCCTCA CTATTAGAAGATAATGTAGATGATGATTCCCTTGCAAAGAGTGATGATCATTTGACTTCAACAAAGATGGAGGCTGAAGCCGATCATGGGTCTTCTGCTGTCCCAAATAGTGCTGAAGATAGTAATCTTAAACGGATGAAACCTTCATCCGTATCTTCT GGTGATGGActaagaaaaagcaagtttgtCAAAAGGCTGGATATTCCTGTTAGTGAGAGTGTCTTTGGTGGAATAGCAAAAGCAGATCTCTCAGAAGCTGAAAAGATAGAACATCAGCTGGTGCAACAAGACTTAAAGATGGAGCAtgcaaaagaaatgaaaaatgcaTTAGAGTCTTATGTCTATGAGATGCGTGATAAG ATATTACATACATACTGTGGCTTTTCCACCAAGTTGGAGAGGGAAGGGATATCCTATAATCTTCAACAGACAGAAGAGTGGCTTTATGAGGATGGATTTGATGAATCTGTAGATGCTTATACTGAAAAGCTGGAGTATCTTAAAAAG CTGGTTGATCCCATTGAAAACCGATATAAAGAGGAAGAGGCACGAGCCCGAGCTAGTAAGGATCTATTAGATTGCATCACAAATTATCGGATGGTTGTAGTATCACATCCTGTCAGTGAGAGAGATGTG GTCATTGATGAATGCAATAAAGCAGAACAATGGTTGCAAGAGAAACTCCAACATCAGAATTCTTTGCCTAAAAATGCTGATCCAATATTATGGTCAAATGAAATCAAGAGAAAGTCAGAGGCCTTTGACAT GACATGCAAACACATAATGAGATCCAATGCTTCTCCCCCCAGTTTTGAGGATGAAGATGACTCAGACCAAAGAGACAAACCAGATAGCATTCGCATGCAAGTAGATTGA
- the LOC126727108 gene encoding heat shock 70 kDa protein 16-like isoform X1 — MSVVGFDIGNENCVIGVAKQRGIDVLLNDESKRETPAVVSFGEKQRFMGSVGAASATMNPRSTISQVKRLIGRTFREPDIENDLRLFPFECLEGQDGGVLIRLEYLGEMRTFSPVQILGMLFSHLKQIAEKDLELNVSDCVIGIPSYFTDLQRRAYLDAATIAGLRPLRLMHDCTATALGYGIYKNDFSVAGPTYVVFVDIGHCDTQVCVASFESGQMKIISHAFDRNLGGRDFDEVLFIYFAAQFKEQYDIDVYANAKASIRLRASCEKLKKVLSANAEAPLNIECLMDEKDVKGFIKRDEFEKLSSNLLERISVPCHTALLDSGLTVEKIHSVELVGSGSRIPAITRILTSLFNREPSRTINASECVARGCALQCAMLSPIYRVREYEVQDAFPFSIGFSTKEGPICTLSNSALLQKHRPFPSVKIFCLHRTDTFPMEAYYADLNELPSGVSPKISSFMIGPFEVSNMEATKVKVRVQLNIHGIVTVVSASCFLLNQLLEDNVDDDSLAKSDDHLTSTKMEAEADHGSSAVPNSAEDSNLKRMKPSSVSSGDGLRKSKFVKRLDIPVSESVFGGIAKADLSEAEKIEHQLVQQDLKMEHAKEMKNALESYVYEMRDKILHTYCGFSTKLEREGISYNLQQTEEWLYEDGFDESVDAYTEKLEYLKKLVDPIENRYKEEEARARASKDLLDCITNYRMVVVSHPVSERDVVIDECNKAEQWLQEKLQHQNSLPKNADPILWSNEIKRKSEAFDMTCKHIMRSNASPPSFEDEDDSDQRDKPDSIRMQVD; from the exons atgagtgtgGTGGGATTTGATATTGGAAATGAGAACTGTGTAATTGGGGTTGCGAAGCAACGCGGGATTGATGTTTTGCTGAATGACGAGTCGAAGAGGGAAACACCGGCTGTGGTGTCGTTTGGCGAGAAGCAGCGGTTCATGGGCTCCGTTGGGGCTGCTAGTGCGACAATGAATCCTAGGTCCACGATATCTCAAGTGAAGAGGTTGATTGGTAGGACATTTAGGGAGCCAGATATTGAGAATGACCTTAGGTTGTTCCCTTTTGAATGTTTGGAAGGTCAGGATGGTGGTGTTTTAATTCGTTTAGAATATTTGGGTGAGATGCGTACATTCTCTCCGGTTCAGATTCTGGGGATGCTGTTTTCTCATTTGAAGCAAATAGCTGAGAAGGATCTTGAATTGAATGTTTCGGATTGTGTGATTGGGATTCCTTCTTACTTCACGGATTTGCAGAGGCGTGCTTATTTGGATGCGGCAACAATTGCTGGACTGAGGCCGCTGAGATTGATGCATGACTGTACTGCTACAGCACTTGGCTATGGTATTTACAAGAATGATTTCTCTGTTGCAGGCCCAACTTATGTTGTGTTTGTCGACATTGGTCATTGCGACACACAAGTTTGTGTAGCATCGTTTGAGAGTGgacaaatgaaaataatttcccATGCTTTTGACAGGAACCTGGGAGGGAGAGACTTTGATGAGGTTCTGTTCATATATTTTGCAGCACAGTTCAAGGAGCAGTATGATATTGATGTCTATGCAAATGCCAAAGCGTCTATTAGGTTGAGGGCGTCTTGTGAGAAACTAAAGAAGGTTCTGAGTGCGAATGCAGAAGCGCCACTAAATATAGAGTGCTTGATGGATGAGAAGGATGTTAAAGGTTTTATTAAAAGGGACGAATTTGAGAAATTGTCATCAAACTTGTTGGAGAGAATCAGTGTTCCTTGTCATACGGCTTTGCTTGACTCTGGTTTGACTGTAGAGAAGATCCACTCAGTGGAGCTTGTAGGCTCAGGGTCTCGGATACCAGCTATTACTAGGATTTTAACTTCTCTATTTAACAGAGAACCAAGCCGGACAATCAATGCAAGTGAGTGTGTGGCTCGTGGTTGTGCTCTTCAGTGTGCAATGCTTAGCCCAATATACCGGGTCAGAGAATATGAG GTTCAAGATGCATTTCCTTTCTCCATAGGATTCTCAACAAAAGAAGGTCCAATTTGCACTTTGTCGAATAGTGCTCTTTTGCAGAAACACCGGCCATTTCCAAGTGTTAAGATTTTTTGTTTGCATAGAACTGATACGTTCCCGATGGAAGCTTATTATGCTGATCTAAATGAATTGCCTTCTGGTGTATCACCTAAAATCAGTAGTTTTATG ATTGGCCCATTCGAAGTTTCTAACATGGAAGCAACAAAAGTTAAAGTTAGAGTGCAGCTAAACATTCATGGAATTGTTACTGTAGTATCAGCCTCA TGTTTTCTACTGAATCAGCTATTAGAAGATAATGTAGATGATGATTCCCTTGCAAAGAGTGATGATCATTTGACTTCAACAAAGATGGAGGCTGAAGCCGATCATGGGTCTTCTGCTGTCCCAAATAGTGCTGAAGATAGTAATCTTAAACGGATGAAACCTTCATCCGTATCTTCT GGTGATGGActaagaaaaagcaagtttgtCAAAAGGCTGGATATTCCTGTTAGTGAGAGTGTCTTTGGTGGAATAGCAAAAGCAGATCTCTCAGAAGCTGAAAAGATAGAACATCAGCTGGTGCAACAAGACTTAAAGATGGAGCAtgcaaaagaaatgaaaaatgcaTTAGAGTCTTATGTCTATGAGATGCGTGATAAG ATATTACATACATACTGTGGCTTTTCCACCAAGTTGGAGAGGGAAGGGATATCCTATAATCTTCAACAGACAGAAGAGTGGCTTTATGAGGATGGATTTGATGAATCTGTAGATGCTTATACTGAAAAGCTGGAGTATCTTAAAAAG CTGGTTGATCCCATTGAAAACCGATATAAAGAGGAAGAGGCACGAGCCCGAGCTAGTAAGGATCTATTAGATTGCATCACAAATTATCGGATGGTTGTAGTATCACATCCTGTCAGTGAGAGAGATGTG GTCATTGATGAATGCAATAAAGCAGAACAATGGTTGCAAGAGAAACTCCAACATCAGAATTCTTTGCCTAAAAATGCTGATCCAATATTATGGTCAAATGAAATCAAGAGAAAGTCAGAGGCCTTTGACAT GACATGCAAACACATAATGAGATCCAATGCTTCTCCCCCCAGTTTTGAGGATGAAGATGACTCAGACCAAAGAGACAAACCAGATAGCATTCGCATGCAAGTAGATTGA